One genomic segment of Trichococcus shcherbakoviae includes these proteins:
- the purS gene encoding phosphoribosylformylglycinamidine synthase subunit PurS — MYKVTVYVTYKDSVLDPQGEAVKGAVHRMGYPTIEDIRIGKYFEIQVSKDEENVEQVIEEICDKLLANVVMETYRYEIQEVEA, encoded by the coding sequence ATGTATAAAGTAACCGTGTATGTAACGTATAAAGACTCAGTATTGGATCCGCAAGGGGAAGCCGTGAAGGGTGCCGTCCACCGTATGGGCTACCCAACAATCGAAGATATCCGCATCGGAAAATATTTTGAAATCCAAGTCTCCAAAGATGAAGAGAACGTTGAACAAGTCATCGAAGAGATCTGCGACAAGTTGCTTGCAAACGTGGTTATGGAAACTTACCGTTATGAAATCCAGGAGGTTGAAGCTTAA
- the purF gene encoding amidophosphoribosyltransferase, with protein MLAETKSLNEECGVFGIWGDDNASQLTYFGLHSLQHRGQEGAGIVSCDEGKLLVHRNLGLISEVFKDGNDLQRLTGNRAIGHVRYSTSGQNSIENVQPFLYHFYDMDIAICHNGNLVNAKSLRRNLEENGAIFHSTSDTEVLMHLIRRSQKESLIEKIKESLNQVKGGFTYILLTEEKMFGAVDPNSFRPLVIGQLPNGAYVMASETCAIDTIGADFVRNVNAGELAIIDDNGLTIEKYTDDTTISIAAMEYIYFARPDSNIAGVNVHTARKRMGTRLAIEAPAVTADIVIGVPNSSLSAASGFAEESGTPYEMGLIKNQYVGRTFIQPTQELRELGVKMKLSAVKGVVQGKSVVMVDDSIVRGTTSKRIVTLLKEAGAKEVHVRISSPPLIYPSFYGIDISKSAELIAAKMTVDEICEYIGADSLSFLSQEGLIDSIGLKFDMPYSGLCMDSFNGDYPTGLYDYEADYVNNMTAIQKENLKGGQV; from the coding sequence ATGCTTGCTGAAACAAAAAGCTTAAACGAAGAATGTGGCGTATTCGGCATTTGGGGAGACGACAATGCCAGCCAGTTGACTTACTTCGGTTTGCACAGCTTGCAGCACCGCGGACAAGAGGGTGCAGGGATAGTTTCATGTGATGAAGGAAAACTGTTGGTTCACCGCAATCTGGGACTGATCAGCGAAGTCTTCAAAGACGGAAATGATCTGCAGAGGTTGACCGGAAACCGTGCCATCGGTCATGTGCGTTACTCCACTTCCGGACAGAACAGCATCGAAAATGTGCAGCCGTTTTTGTACCATTTCTATGATATGGACATCGCCATTTGCCACAACGGCAACTTGGTGAATGCCAAATCATTGCGCCGCAATCTTGAGGAAAATGGCGCCATCTTCCATTCGACTTCGGATACGGAAGTTCTGATGCATCTGATCAGACGCAGCCAGAAAGAAAGTTTGATCGAAAAGATCAAAGAGAGCTTGAATCAGGTCAAAGGCGGGTTCACTTATATCCTTTTGACTGAAGAAAAAATGTTCGGTGCCGTCGATCCGAATTCGTTCCGTCCGCTTGTCATCGGCCAATTGCCGAATGGCGCGTATGTGATGGCCAGCGAAACGTGTGCCATCGATACAATCGGCGCTGATTTTGTCCGCAACGTCAACGCCGGCGAACTGGCGATCATTGACGACAACGGATTGACGATCGAAAAATATACCGACGATACAACCATTTCCATCGCTGCGATGGAGTATATCTACTTCGCGCGTCCGGATTCCAATATTGCCGGCGTGAACGTGCATACTGCGCGCAAACGGATGGGAACGCGTTTGGCCATCGAAGCACCTGCAGTGACTGCCGACATCGTCATCGGTGTGCCAAACTCTTCCTTGTCCGCAGCGAGCGGATTCGCGGAAGAAAGCGGAACGCCTTACGAAATGGGTCTGATCAAGAACCAATATGTCGGACGTACGTTCATCCAACCGACGCAGGAGCTGCGCGAATTGGGCGTAAAAATGAAGTTGTCCGCCGTAAAAGGGGTCGTCCAAGGCAAGAGCGTCGTCATGGTGGATGATTCCATCGTGCGCGGGACGACCAGTAAACGCATCGTGACTTTATTGAAAGAAGCGGGAGCCAAAGAAGTGCATGTCCGCATCTCTTCCCCGCCTTTGATCTACCCAAGTTTTTACGGCATCGACATCAGCAAGTCAGCTGAACTGATCGCTGCTAAAATGACCGTTGATGAAATCTGCGAATACATCGGGGCAGACAGCTTGTCTTTCCTTAGCCAAGAGGGTCTGATCGATTCAATCGGTTTGAAATTTGATATGCCGTATTCAGGCTTGTGCATGGACAGCTTCAACGGGGACTACCCGACTGGGCTCTATGACTATGAAGCGGATTACGTGAACAATATGACAGCTATCCAAAAAGAGAATCTAAAGGGAGGACAAGTTTGA
- the purB gene encoding adenylosuccinate lyase — protein MITRYTRPEMAEVWSEYNRYKCWLEVEILADEAWAALGEIPAEDVAKIRANATFDIDRILEIEKETRHDVVAFTRAVSESLGEERKWVHYGLTSTDVVDTAYGYQLKQANDILRKDLQNMLEIIGEKAKEHKKTVCMGRTHGVHAEPTTFGLKLATMYSEMKRNIERFEHAAKGVEAGKISGAVGTFANIPPFVEEYVCEKLGTRPQEISTQVLPRDLHAEYMATIALIATSIERFATEIRGLQKSETREVEEFFAKGQKGSSAMPHKRNPIGSENMVGLARVIRGYMVTAYENVGLWHERDISHSSAERIILPDATTLLNYQLNRFANIIKNLTVFPENMLRNMNATFGLIYSQRVLLKLIDKGMSREEAYDLVQPKTALSWDNQTDFRPLVEADEAIMAKLTKEDIADAFNYNYHLSHVDEVFERLGLGD, from the coding sequence ATGATTACACGTTATACACGCCCTGAGATGGCTGAAGTTTGGTCCGAATACAATCGTTACAAATGCTGGTTGGAGGTAGAAATCCTGGCTGATGAAGCTTGGGCTGCCCTAGGCGAAATTCCTGCGGAAGACGTTGCTAAAATCCGCGCGAATGCGACATTTGACATCGATCGTATCCTTGAAATCGAAAAAGAGACCAGACATGACGTAGTGGCGTTCACACGCGCCGTTTCCGAATCTTTGGGAGAAGAAAGAAAATGGGTCCACTATGGCCTTACGAGTACCGATGTGGTCGATACTGCCTACGGTTACCAATTGAAACAAGCCAATGATATCCTGCGCAAGGATCTGCAGAACATGCTGGAAATCATCGGCGAAAAAGCGAAAGAACACAAAAAGACTGTCTGCATGGGCCGTACGCATGGTGTACATGCGGAACCTACGACATTCGGACTGAAACTGGCTACTATGTATTCGGAAATGAAACGCAACATCGAGCGTTTTGAACATGCGGCTAAAGGCGTTGAAGCCGGAAAAATCAGCGGGGCTGTTGGTACTTTCGCAAACATCCCGCCATTCGTCGAGGAGTACGTCTGCGAAAAATTAGGCACAAGACCGCAAGAAATTTCGACACAGGTTCTGCCGCGTGATCTGCATGCCGAATATATGGCAACGATCGCTTTGATTGCGACAAGCATCGAGCGCTTCGCTACAGAAATCCGTGGATTGCAGAAATCGGAAACCCGTGAAGTGGAAGAATTCTTCGCGAAGGGCCAAAAAGGTTCTTCGGCTATGCCGCACAAACGCAATCCGATCGGTTCCGAAAATATGGTAGGCCTTGCCCGCGTCATCCGCGGATACATGGTCACTGCTTACGAGAATGTGGGCTTATGGCATGAACGCGATATTTCCCACTCTTCAGCGGAACGGATCATCCTTCCGGACGCAACGACATTGTTGAACTACCAATTGAACCGTTTTGCGAACATCATCAAGAACTTGACCGTGTTCCCTGAGAATATGCTCCGCAACATGAATGCAACTTTCGGCTTGATCTATAGCCAACGCGTTCTGTTGAAATTGATCGACAAAGGCATGAGCCGTGAAGAAGCTTATGACTTGGTACAGCCGAAGACTGCCCTTTCATGGGATAATCAGACCGATTTCCGTCCACTGGTGGAAGCGGATGAAGCCATTATGGCAAAATTAACGAAAGAAGACATCGCTGATGCCTTCAACTATAACTATCACTTGAGTCACGTCGACGAAGTATTCGAAAGACTCGGATTAGGCGACTGA
- the purQ gene encoding phosphoribosylformylglycinamidine synthase subunit PurQ, which produces MKFAVIVFPGSNCDLDMYAAIKDILGEDAEYVQHYETSLEGFDAVLLPGGFTYGDYLRTGAIARFANIMSEVVRFAEEGKPVFGTCNGFQILAEAGLLPGALRRNDTLKFVCKPQDLKVVNADTQFTSLYKEGEIISVPIAHGEGNYFCDAETLADLKANNQIVFTYANGNPNGSIEDIAGIINKKGNVLGMMPHPERAVEALLGSADGLRLFQSMVENYKKELNK; this is translated from the coding sequence ATGAAATTCGCTGTCATCGTTTTTCCTGGATCTAACTGTGATTTAGATATGTATGCAGCCATTAAAGATATTCTTGGAGAAGATGCAGAGTATGTGCAACATTATGAAACAAGCCTTGAAGGTTTCGATGCTGTCCTATTGCCCGGCGGATTCACTTATGGCGACTACTTGCGTACAGGTGCGATTGCCCGCTTTGCAAACATCATGAGCGAAGTTGTCCGTTTCGCTGAAGAAGGCAAGCCAGTATTCGGCACTTGCAACGGATTCCAGATTTTGGCTGAAGCCGGCTTATTGCCTGGTGCTTTGCGCCGCAATGATACTTTGAAGTTCGTCTGCAAACCGCAGGATCTGAAAGTCGTGAATGCCGATACGCAATTCACTTCCCTCTATAAAGAAGGAGAAATCATCTCTGTTCCGATCGCACATGGTGAAGGAAACTACTTCTGCGATGCAGAGACTTTGGCGGACCTGAAAGCCAACAACCAAATCGTATTCACTTATGCCAACGGCAACCCGAACGGCAGCATCGAAGACATCGCCGGCATCATCAACAAAAAAGGCAACGTCCTAGGCATGATGCCTCACCCGGAGCGTGCTGTCGAAGCTTTACTGGGATCAGCGGACGGCCTGCGCCTGTTCCAATCCATGGTTGAAAATTATAAGAAGGAGCTGAACAAATAA
- the purC gene encoding phosphoribosylaminoimidazolesuccinocarboxamide synthase, whose amino-acid sequence MERKELLYTGKAKKMYATDQENVLWAEYLNQATALNGVKKDTIEGKGRLNNQITGRIFEYLAEKGIASHYIQELSETEQSVKRVNMFPLEVVVRNVSAGSFAKRFGMEEGIDLPFPVLEFYYKDDALNDPFINDAHVQVLGAATEEEVAEIKKQALKINAALIEMFKAIGIRLIDFKIEFGKTAEGEIILADEISPDTCRLWDIETNEHLDKDIYRRDLGDLIPVYVEVLDRLNKM is encoded by the coding sequence ATGGAAAGAAAAGAATTGCTTTATACTGGGAAAGCTAAAAAGATGTACGCTACAGATCAGGAGAATGTCCTTTGGGCAGAATACCTAAATCAGGCTACCGCATTAAACGGCGTAAAGAAGGACACTATCGAGGGCAAAGGCAGACTCAACAACCAGATCACCGGCCGCATCTTCGAGTATCTGGCTGAAAAGGGTATCGCGAGCCATTACATCCAAGAACTATCAGAAACCGAACAATCAGTAAAAAGAGTCAATATGTTCCCATTGGAAGTGGTTGTCCGTAATGTATCCGCAGGAAGCTTCGCGAAACGCTTCGGCATGGAGGAAGGCATCGACTTGCCGTTCCCTGTTTTGGAGTTCTACTACAAAGACGACGCGCTCAACGATCCTTTCATCAATGATGCCCATGTACAAGTTCTGGGAGCGGCAACTGAAGAAGAAGTTGCGGAAATCAAGAAGCAAGCGTTGAAGATCAATGCAGCCTTGATCGAGATGTTCAAAGCAATCGGCATCCGCCTGATCGATTTCAAAATCGAATTCGGCAAGACTGCTGAGGGAGAAATCATCCTGGCTGATGAAATCTCACCTGATACATGCCGCCTTTGGGATATCGAAACGAACGAACACTTGGATAAAGACATCTACCGCCGTGACTTGGGAGATCTGATCCCTGTCTACGTGGAAGTGCTGGACCGCCTGAACAAAATGTAA
- the purL gene encoding phosphoribosylformylglycinamidine synthase subunit PurL — protein MAFLEPTPEQVKESKIYREWGLTDEEYGTICDKILHRLPNYTEAGLFAVMWSEHCSYKNSKPVLRKFPTTGPQVLQGPGEGAGIVDIGDGQAVVFKAESHNHPSAIEPYEGAATGVGGIIRDIFSMGARPIAILDSLRFGELDNERTKHIFEEVVAGISGYGNCIGIPTVGGETVFDPCYRGNPLVNAMCVGLIDQKDMQKGQAAGVGNSIMYVGAKTGRDGIHGATFASEEFKEEEEAQRSAVQVGDPFMEKLLMEACLECIYDYSDALIGIQDMGAAGLVSSSSEMASKAGSGLLLNLDDVPQRETEMTPYEMMLSESQERMLLCIKKGEEQRIVDLFKKYELDAVVIGEVTDDGMYRLSHAGKVVAELPVDALAEDAPVYYKPTAVPARIAEFAAMEDYKPVFTSAQDTLVALLQQATLASKKSVYDTYDSMVRTSTVVGPGSDAAVVRVRGTKKAIAMTTDCNGRYLYLNPEIGGQIAVAEAARNIVASGGKPLAITDCLNYGNPDKPEIFWELSTSADGISEACRQLDTPVISGNVSLYNETDGVAVYPTPMIGMVGLIEDLAHITTQAFKTAGDRIVLIGATKADFNGSELQKMELGKIEGKLMDFDLAVEKENQANVLKAIKAGLIASAHDLSEGGLAVGLMESVFDTGLGFDVTVDMDKTLLFSETQSRFILTVKPENVAAVEAIFGSAAAQIGTVTADAVAKIAAENETITLDVKEVQTKWEEAIPCLLKQKA, from the coding sequence ATGGCATTTTTAGAACCAACGCCAGAACAAGTAAAAGAATCCAAAATTTATCGTGAATGGGGTCTGACAGACGAAGAGTACGGCACAATCTGCGATAAAATTTTGCATCGTTTGCCGAATTATACTGAAGCTGGCCTGTTTGCCGTTATGTGGAGCGAACACTGTTCTTATAAAAATTCAAAACCAGTCCTGAGAAAATTCCCTACTACCGGCCCGCAAGTATTGCAAGGACCTGGTGAAGGCGCTGGTATCGTGGATATCGGCGACGGCCAAGCTGTCGTTTTCAAAGCGGAAAGCCACAACCACCCATCAGCTATCGAGCCTTATGAAGGCGCAGCTACCGGTGTCGGCGGAATCATCCGTGACATCTTCAGCATGGGCGCACGCCCAATTGCGATCCTGGACTCTTTGCGTTTCGGCGAATTGGACAATGAGCGTACGAAACACATCTTCGAAGAAGTCGTTGCCGGCATCAGCGGTTACGGCAACTGTATCGGCATCCCGACTGTCGGCGGTGAAACGGTCTTCGACCCTTGCTACAGAGGCAATCCGTTAGTCAACGCAATGTGCGTCGGCTTGATCGATCAAAAAGATATGCAAAAAGGTCAAGCTGCCGGAGTCGGCAACTCGATCATGTACGTGGGTGCAAAAACAGGCCGCGATGGTATCCATGGCGCCACTTTCGCTTCCGAAGAATTCAAGGAAGAGGAAGAAGCGCAACGTTCGGCTGTCCAAGTAGGCGACCCATTCATGGAAAAATTATTGATGGAAGCTTGTTTGGAATGCATTTATGACTACTCCGACGCTTTGATCGGTATCCAGGATATGGGTGCTGCCGGTTTGGTCTCTTCCAGCTCGGAAATGGCTTCAAAAGCAGGCAGCGGCTTGCTGTTGAACCTTGATGACGTTCCGCAGCGCGAAACAGAAATGACACCTTACGAAATGATGCTTTCCGAGTCGCAGGAGCGTATGCTGTTGTGCATCAAGAAGGGCGAAGAGCAACGCATCGTCGACCTGTTCAAAAAATATGAATTGGATGCAGTCGTGATCGGTGAAGTTACCGATGATGGCATGTATCGTCTATCCCATGCAGGCAAAGTGGTGGCTGAACTTCCGGTTGATGCTTTGGCTGAAGATGCACCGGTCTACTACAAACCGACTGCAGTGCCTGCCCGCATCGCTGAATTCGCAGCTATGGAAGACTACAAACCTGTCTTCACATCAGCGCAGGATACATTAGTGGCTTTATTGCAACAAGCGACGCTGGCTTCCAAGAAGAGCGTCTATGATACATATGATTCCATGGTCCGCACCAGCACGGTCGTAGGCCCAGGAAGCGATGCTGCAGTCGTCCGCGTCCGCGGCACCAAAAAAGCGATCGCAATGACAACGGACTGCAACGGCCGTTACCTGTATTTGAATCCAGAAATCGGCGGACAGATCGCTGTCGCTGAAGCTGCCCGCAACATCGTTGCCAGCGGCGGAAAACCATTGGCGATCACAGACTGCTTGAACTACGGAAATCCTGATAAGCCAGAAATTTTCTGGGAATTAAGCACTTCCGCAGACGGTATCTCTGAAGCTTGCCGCCAATTGGATACGCCTGTCATCTCAGGAAACGTTTCCCTTTACAATGAAACCGACGGCGTTGCCGTTTATCCGACACCGATGATCGGTATGGTCGGCTTGATCGAGGATCTTGCGCACATCACAACGCAAGCTTTCAAGACTGCCGGCGACCGTATTGTCCTGATCGGCGCTACAAAAGCGGACTTCAACGGGTCCGAACTGCAAAAAATGGAATTGGGCAAAATCGAAGGGAAATTGATGGACTTTGACTTGGCTGTCGAAAAAGAAAACCAAGCGAACGTCCTGAAAGCAATCAAAGCTGGTCTGATCGCAAGCGCGCATGACCTATCAGAAGGCGGCTTGGCTGTCGGCTTGATGGAGAGCGTCTTTGACACTGGCCTAGGTTTTGACGTAACGGTTGACATGGATAAAACGTTGTTGTTCAGCGAAACGCAATCACGCTTCATCCTGACCGTGAAACCTGAAAATGTTGCCGCTGTGGAAGCGATCTTCGGATCAGCTGCTGCACAAATCGGAACAGTGACTGCTGACGCTGTCGCAAAAATCGCTGCCGAGAACGAAACAATCACTTTAGACGTGAAAGAAGTACAAACGAAATGGGAGGAGGCTATTCCATGCTTGCTGAAACAAAAAGCTTAA
- the purN gene encoding phosphoribosylglycinamide formyltransferase gives MRIAVFASGNGSNFQAIAEAIASGEVDATIAFLFCDKPKAYAIERAKQYNIPVISFTPKGFEDRVAYENEILKHLAEEKVDLVVLAGYMRIVGPTLLSAYADRIVNIHPSLLPDFPGRHGIQDAFEAGVPETGVTVHFVDEGVDTGPIIAQEKVAILPEDTLESLETRIHQVEHRIFPQVIQQLAQKNKG, from the coding sequence ATGAGGATAGCTGTCTTTGCTTCAGGAAACGGCTCGAATTTTCAAGCCATCGCCGAAGCCATCGCGTCAGGCGAAGTGGATGCGACGATCGCTTTCCTGTTCTGCGACAAGCCGAAAGCCTATGCGATCGAGCGCGCCAAACAATACAATATCCCGGTGATCTCCTTTACGCCGAAAGGCTTCGAGGATCGGGTCGCCTACGAAAATGAAATTTTGAAGCATTTGGCTGAGGAGAAGGTCGACTTGGTTGTCTTGGCCGGCTATATGCGGATCGTTGGACCGACTTTGCTATCGGCCTACGCCGACCGCATCGTCAACATCCACCCGTCCTTGCTGCCGGATTTCCCGGGTCGACATGGCATCCAGGACGCCTTCGAAGCTGGTGTTCCGGAAACCGGCGTCACCGTCCATTTCGTCGATGAAGGGGTCGATACCGGCCCGATCATCGCGCAAGAAAAAGTGGCGATCCTTCCGGAGGACACGCTGGAGAGTTTGGAGACCCGTATCCATCAAGTGGAGCACCGGATTTTCCCGCAAGTGATCCAGCAATTGGCTCAAAAGAATAAAGGCTAA
- the purM gene encoding phosphoribosylformylglycinamidine cyclo-ligase, producing MENAYAKAGVDVTAGYETVSRIKKHIDRTKRPGVFGEVGGFGGNFDLSELNYKKPVLVSGTDGVGTKLMLAIEAGKFDTIGIDCVAMCVNDVVAQGAEPLYFLDYVAVGKNRPEKLEQIVAGVAEGCVQAGAALIGGETAEMPDMYDPEDFDLAGFTVGIAEKDALLTPALIKEGDVLVGLPSSGIHSNGYSLVRKIFFKDNDYKLADKVAGIEDQELGDVLLTPTRIYVNALLPLIKKQLLHGVAHITGGGFVENVPRMLPENVQAEIKLGSWPVLPIFQVMEKIGKIPALEMYEIFNMGIGMVLAIAPENLTEALGVLTENDEKAYVIGSVAAKTSEKEVILKEAQA from the coding sequence ATGGAAAACGCATATGCAAAAGCGGGTGTGGATGTCACAGCCGGTTATGAAACAGTAAGCCGCATCAAGAAACACATCGACCGCACGAAACGTCCAGGCGTTTTTGGCGAAGTCGGCGGATTCGGCGGAAACTTTGACCTTTCTGAATTGAACTACAAAAAACCTGTGCTTGTATCGGGTACGGACGGTGTCGGCACGAAGCTGATGCTGGCCATCGAAGCCGGAAAATTCGATACGATCGGGATCGATTGTGTCGCAATGTGCGTCAACGATGTCGTAGCGCAAGGTGCAGAACCTCTTTATTTCTTGGATTATGTAGCTGTCGGTAAAAACCGTCCGGAAAAATTGGAGCAGATCGTTGCTGGCGTAGCTGAAGGCTGCGTCCAAGCCGGAGCTGCCCTAATCGGTGGAGAAACAGCTGAAATGCCCGATATGTACGATCCGGAAGATTTCGATTTGGCTGGATTTACGGTAGGGATTGCGGAAAAAGATGCTTTGTTGACACCTGCCTTGATCAAAGAAGGGGATGTGTTGGTCGGGTTGCCTTCGTCAGGCATCCATTCGAACGGCTATTCCTTGGTGCGCAAAATCTTCTTCAAGGACAATGACTACAAATTGGCCGACAAGGTTGCAGGCATCGAAGACCAAGAATTGGGCGACGTTTTATTGACGCCTACAAGAATCTACGTGAATGCTCTATTGCCGTTGATCAAAAAACAGCTGCTGCATGGCGTTGCCCACATCACAGGCGGCGGCTTCGTCGAAAACGTGCCGCGCATGCTTCCTGAGAACGTCCAAGCGGAAATCAAATTAGGCAGCTGGCCTGTCTTGCCAATCTTCCAAGTGATGGAAAAAATCGGCAAGATTCCGGCTCTTGAAATGTACGAAATCTTCAACATGGGCATCGGCATGGTGCTGGCAATCGCTCCCGAAAACTTGACGGAAGCGCTCGGCGTTCTGACCGAGAATGATGAAAAAGCCTACGTGATCGGATCTGTGGCTGCAAAAACATCAGAAAAAGAGGTTATCCTGAAAGAGGCTCAAGCATGA